One Arthrobacter sp. FW306-07-I genomic window carries:
- a CDS encoding bifunctional 3'-5' exonuclease/DNA polymerase gives MYLLLAAHPRGAALQELTQAGHAQPANPEPQVVALSDLAAVVRELEATRPGGLPPRWIWHRTQDWYPQLLASGVEVERCYDLTLCGNILAFSQFSAHTDYARNTDRTPVEDPVLPPKALLPPRPPADQGALFDDPATGPPPGVALEDLRTEYAAQQGALAEVDTEDNRRKRLQLLLAAESAAAMVAAEMQHAGVPWREDLHEQILVSHLGPRPPAGQRPQKLEALAAELRSLLQAPGLNPDSPQDLMRALHRNGIEVKSTRKWELREYTHAAIEPLLEYKKLSRLHTANGWSWLDAWVDGGRFRPEYVVGGVVSGRWASRGGGALQIPRQVRGAVHADPGHKLIVADASQLEPRVLVALAQDSTMAEAARDQDLYAGIAAKGFGGDRAKAKMALLGAMYGATSGEAGRLMPQLARTYPRAVDFVERAARAGEAGGTVTTRLGRSSPPPSERWFLSQRSATAEEQRRAESIARSRGRFTRNFVVQGSAADWAACWLAELRRRLRTLRTPGTGGGGGAVLAELVFFLHDEVMVHAPADGVDACIRAIEESARAAKELLFGPIPVEFPVSLAVVDSYDLAK, from the coding sequence ATGTACCTGCTGCTCGCCGCCCACCCCCGCGGCGCGGCCCTCCAGGAACTGACCCAGGCCGGGCATGCCCAGCCGGCCAACCCCGAACCCCAAGTGGTGGCACTCAGCGACCTCGCCGCCGTCGTCCGCGAACTCGAAGCCACGCGCCCGGGCGGCCTGCCGCCCCGCTGGATCTGGCACCGGACCCAGGACTGGTACCCGCAGCTGCTCGCCTCCGGCGTGGAAGTGGAACGCTGCTATGACCTCACACTCTGCGGCAACATCCTGGCCTTTTCCCAGTTCAGCGCCCACACGGACTACGCCAGGAACACCGACCGAACCCCGGTGGAGGATCCCGTGCTTCCCCCGAAAGCGCTGCTGCCGCCCCGTCCCCCGGCCGACCAGGGTGCACTGTTCGATGATCCCGCGACCGGCCCGCCGCCGGGCGTTGCCCTTGAGGACCTTCGGACCGAATACGCTGCCCAGCAGGGCGCACTGGCGGAGGTGGACACGGAGGATAACCGCCGTAAGCGCCTTCAGCTGCTGCTCGCGGCGGAGTCGGCTGCCGCCATGGTGGCTGCTGAGATGCAGCACGCAGGCGTTCCCTGGCGGGAGGACCTGCACGAACAGATCCTCGTCAGCCATCTCGGTCCGCGCCCGCCGGCCGGCCAGCGGCCGCAAAAGCTTGAAGCGCTGGCCGCGGAACTGCGCTCCCTGCTCCAGGCTCCCGGGCTCAACCCGGATTCGCCGCAGGACCTGATGCGTGCCCTCCACCGCAACGGGATCGAAGTGAAAAGCACCCGCAAGTGGGAGCTCAGGGAGTACACACACGCGGCTATCGAACCATTGCTGGAGTACAAGAAACTCTCCCGCCTGCACACCGCCAACGGCTGGTCCTGGCTGGACGCCTGGGTGGACGGCGGCCGGTTCCGACCGGAGTATGTGGTGGGCGGCGTGGTGTCGGGGCGTTGGGCGTCCCGGGGCGGCGGCGCGCTCCAGATCCCGCGCCAGGTCCGCGGCGCGGTGCACGCCGATCCAGGCCACAAGCTCATCGTTGCGGACGCATCGCAGCTGGAACCGCGCGTCCTGGTGGCCCTTGCCCAGGATTCCACCATGGCGGAGGCGGCTCGGGACCAGGACCTTTATGCCGGCATCGCTGCCAAGGGTTTCGGCGGCGACCGGGCCAAGGCAAAGATGGCATTGCTGGGCGCCATGTACGGGGCCACCTCGGGTGAGGCAGGTCGGCTCATGCCGCAGCTGGCGCGCACCTATCCGCGCGCCGTGGACTTCGTGGAGAGGGCAGCAAGGGCGGGCGAAGCCGGCGGGACGGTGACCACGCGGCTGGGCCGGAGCAGCCCCCCGCCTTCGGAACGGTGGTTCCTAAGCCAGCGATCGGCAACAGCGGAGGAGCAGCGCCGGGCGGAGTCCATTGCCCGGAGCCGGGGGCGCTTCACCAGGAACTTCGTGGTCCAGGGGTCGGCGGCGGATTGGGCGGCGTGCTGGCTGGCGGAATTACGACGGCGGCTGCGCACCTTGCGGACGCCAGGCACCGGTGGAGGTGGCGGTGCTGTCCTGGCTGAGCTGGTCTTCTTCCTGCACGATGAGGTGATGGTGCATGCGCCCGCGGACGGCGTCGACGCCTGCATCAGGGCGATCGAGGAGTCGGCCAGGGCTGCGAAGGAACTGTTGTTCGGTCCTATCCCTGTGGAGTTTCCGGTCAGCCTCGCCGTGGTTGACTCCTACGACCTCGCGAAATAA
- a CDS encoding YegP family protein yields the protein MAGRFEIHRAGDESYRLRLTDAEGNVVAVSPTFRSLSLLRDGINAMRENAATGIVVDLRQQA from the coding sequence ATGGCGGGAAGATTTGAAATCCACCGTGCAGGCGACGAGTCGTACCGGTTGCGGCTCACCGACGCCGAGGGCAATGTGGTTGCGGTGTCGCCAACCTTTCGGTCCCTGAGCCTGCTCCGCGATGGCATCAATGCCATGCGTGAGAACGCCGCCACGGGAATCGTGGTGGACTTGCGCCAGCAGGCCTGA
- a CDS encoding NUDIX hydrolase, with the protein MSAREDLAELIRRAESGTAGPPHPRWAALAVDAAHARRAAVLMLFGVLDDVPAESGKPLAPADLDVLLLERAHTLGSHPGQVAFPGGGIDRGETAVAAALREAEEETGLDSGGVEVLGTLQELGLAHSNFLVTPVLGWWHSPSPVRVVDYAESAQVFRVPVRDLLDPDNRVMATVHRAGRTFDSPAFTVNGVVVWGFTGIVLSGLFDQVGWSVPWDRNRLHPMGV; encoded by the coding sequence GTGAGCGCACGCGAAGACCTGGCTGAGCTGATCAGGAGGGCGGAATCCGGAACGGCCGGGCCTCCCCACCCCCGCTGGGCCGCGCTCGCGGTGGATGCCGCACATGCCCGCAGGGCCGCTGTCCTGATGCTTTTCGGTGTCCTTGACGACGTCCCGGCGGAGTCCGGCAAGCCATTGGCGCCGGCTGACCTGGACGTTTTGCTCCTCGAACGCGCCCACACCCTGGGGTCGCATCCAGGGCAGGTTGCGTTCCCCGGCGGCGGCATCGACAGGGGAGAAACCGCAGTGGCCGCGGCACTCCGCGAAGCAGAGGAGGAGACCGGACTGGACTCAGGCGGGGTTGAGGTCCTGGGCACGCTCCAGGAGCTTGGCCTGGCACACAGCAACTTCCTGGTGACGCCGGTGCTCGGGTGGTGGCATTCCCCGTCTCCGGTCCGGGTGGTGGACTACGCCGAATCCGCGCAGGTTTTCCGCGTTCCCGTCCGCGACCTGCTGGATCCGGACAACCGGGTCATGGCCACCGTGCACCGGGCAGGCCGCACCTTTGACAGTCCTGCCTTCACCGTCAACGGCGTAGTGGTGTGGGGCTTCACCGGCATTGTGCTGAGCGGCCTCTTCGACCAAGTCGGCTGGTCGGTTCCGTGGGACCGGAACCGGCTGCATCCCATGGGAGTCTAG
- the nth gene encoding endonuclease III, giving the protein MPVVSSESVLALKRRARRIHRALAEKYPYAHAELDFRNPFELLVATVLSAQTTDVTVNQVTKVLFARYPNARSLAEADPAELETILKPTGFFRAKARNVLALCTRLVDDFDGEVPGRREDLVTLPGVGRKTANVVLANAFGVPGISVDTHFARLAKRFGWTQSEDPVQIEQDVAELFERKDWTMLSHRVIFHGRRVCHARRPACGACPVANWCPSYGLGETDPDKAAKLLKYELAPGSEELLAQYLAEEHRAAEIRMASQLRTP; this is encoded by the coding sequence ATGCCGGTGGTCTCGTCCGAATCAGTCCTGGCACTGAAGCGGCGGGCACGGCGCATCCACCGGGCCCTGGCCGAGAAATACCCTTACGCCCACGCGGAACTCGACTTCAGGAACCCGTTCGAACTGCTGGTGGCTACCGTCCTGTCCGCCCAGACAACCGACGTCACGGTCAATCAGGTCACCAAAGTGCTGTTCGCGCGCTACCCCAACGCGCGTTCGCTGGCCGAGGCGGATCCTGCCGAGCTTGAAACGATCCTCAAGCCCACCGGGTTCTTCCGCGCGAAAGCAAGGAATGTCCTTGCCCTGTGTACCCGCCTGGTGGACGACTTTGACGGCGAGGTCCCGGGCCGGAGGGAGGACCTGGTCACGCTGCCGGGGGTGGGGCGGAAAACGGCCAATGTGGTGCTCGCGAACGCCTTTGGTGTTCCGGGGATCTCGGTTGACACGCACTTCGCCCGCCTCGCCAAGCGGTTCGGGTGGACCCAGTCCGAGGACCCCGTGCAGATTGAACAGGACGTGGCCGAACTGTTCGAGCGCAAGGACTGGACCATGCTGTCCCACCGGGTCATCTTCCATGGCCGCCGCGTCTGCCATGCCCGCAGGCCCGCCTGCGGTGCCTGCCCCGTCGCCAACTGGTGCCCCAGTTACGGGCTGGGCGAGACTGATCCCGACAAAGCAGCCAAGCTCCTCAAATACGAACTTGCGCCCGGCAGCGAGGAATTGCTGGCGCAGTACCTGGCAGAGGAACACCGGGCCGCGGAAATCCGGATGGCCTCCCAGCTGAGGACACCGTGA